The genomic stretch CAAGCATAGGACTGGTAACTTGCAGAATATGGTAAATGACCTGTTATAACAGGTAAAGCTACACAAAAGGAGTCTTACCAGTTTCTAAGCTCTGGTCCTGAAGAAGCTATAGAGTCGATTACTAATAGTACTAGCTTGAAAGGCTCGTTGAAATTGATCCGCTACGAGATTAACATTATACACAATATAAGCACCTGAAGTACTAAACGGAATAGGTATTGGTTTGGTAATGGTTGGAGCAGCAAACTCGGATTCGACAAGAATTTCATTTTTTGGTGGTACGAAGGGGAAATTGGCCCAAAAATCGGATGGGGGTCGAAGGCGATGTCGGGCACCGGCGGCTGACTCAAGTGCACCCCGAACCGCGCTAAATGGTCGCCTATTACACGGCTCACTAACTCTGCCTAGGATATTTCTGTAGAATCCTTCACGAACAATCGTCATTTTTTAATGGTTTTTCGTTTCTCACGGCTGCTCTTTCCACACCTTTGAATATCTGGTGCAAAATGGTCGCCCCTTTCCTTATTTCTTTGATAATAATAGAGTTGACTATCTTTGTGGCATCAATTGTACATGTTCGTGAAAAGGGCTGCATGAGTAGAATGAGGGAAAGCGGCTCGATTGACAAAAAAGAAGAGTAGCCTCCCTAGAACCTGGCAGTTCTTGACCAGTTAGAAAAAAATATTAGCTAACTTTTGGTGAGGCGGTGATGAAGACAAAAGAAAGATTTATCGGATAACTTTTTATACCGGTCCTATTTACTTGTCATATTTGTCAAAGTATTGTCCCAAAATATATCAGGTTAGAAAACTAAAAAAGAATTAATATTTCTATCCTTAAATTAGTAAGCATCTATTGGAGAGAGATTAGTGTGGTGAAAGATTAAAGAATAAAgtagtcaaataaatttatttattaataatatttttaaaatatgtgtaaaaGATTAATATGACAAGTAAATTGGACCATAGACATAGAGAGTAATTGGAAAACTTAAATGGCGTTCGGTTATAATTAGGTTTTGgctaaatttccaaaacttaattACTTGCTTTTAACAAAAATGTCAATGAGTGTTTTAGCAGATTCCCAAAAACATTAAACCTAAGTAGAAAATAGTTCGGAAAGACATTTCTTTTCCACTAAAACCTttccaaaaccaaaaatattaaGGATAAAAAAATTTCTCCTTGCATTTATAGAATTTCAACGCATAGGGATTAAAGAtaactttttctttatttctttttttttctactaATTTTGTTGGTACGACCTAACTGTATTTTATAATTAGAGAAATTCAGGGAAATATTATATTTGAATATTCTGTTCGTTATGTTATCTTCGATAGtcatttccttttcctttttattagtCAGACAAAAACTAATGACATATTTCTCTTTTTAGAAATTGCTTAATCTTCTAAATAACTTCATTTTATCCTTACAAACATGACTTGTTGCCTAATGGGATTTAAATAACTTCAGATGTCGAGTtcataattttttatttaaaaactaCATAGAAGTACTATAAATTACATATTTCATAAGTTAAAATGTCTTCAAACAAATATAAAATCATAattagaaatatatatatatatttcatctAAATAATAATTACGTACAAATAAAAAAACCAATAAACCATGGAAAATTATTCCCCGTAATCTTTGACTGGTGTTAGTTTTGGCCAAAATACCAAATTGATTGGTCGGTCGAAACTAATTACATTcgctaaaaatatatatacaacacaataacaacaataataacctaCGAAAATCACACAAGTAGGGTCtgagaagggtagtgtgtacgcagaccttacccctactgtCTCTGATAGATCCTCGGCACAAGAAGATAGAACAAGGCAGTGTAGCAAATATATACAACACATATGTACATAAATTATAGTAAATATTTTATTGGCTGTTATATTTGGAATAGTTAAAAATATACATTTCTCTTACTCCCTCGTtgtaatttatgtgaacctatttgactgggcacgaagtttaagaaaaaatgaagtttTTCGAAATttatggtcctaaacaagtcaaaaaggggtctAAAATATTTGTatagttataaaagcttctcattaagatTAGAATTATaaatttaagctaaattatttttaaaataaaaaagagatcATTCTTTTTTTATCGGACCAAAAATAAAATAGGATCGCataaaaactagaaaaatatctAATATAACTACGGTTGAAGCATACCTTTGTGGATAAAATAAACTAACTAACCCGATCGTTACACCTCCATACATATGGACTGAACCAAACCTCTAATCTCTTCACAATTTCAATGGAGACTCTAAAGATTTCAACTAAACCAACAATGTCACATATACAAAACCAAATTCATCCCTTGAATCTCAAACCCTATCCCCTTATCCACAATTCTCGAATTCTTGGTGTGTACAACAACAAAGGTGGCCGCACTTTTTCCTTTACTCTTACATGTAAGCTCAAAGTCAAAACAGTTAAAGGAACTaaaaccaacaatgaaaaaagcGTTTCTGGTCAGATTACAGTGCCTGATTCTGATAGTGCGCCGCCAATTATTGAAGCAGAAGAAGGGTCTATAGGAAATGGTGAAAAGAAAATGGAGCAGAAAAATAGTGTTTCTGGTTCAGGACTGTTCAAGAAATTGCCTAGAAAAGTTTTGGGAATTTTGTCCAATTTGCCTTTGGCTATTGCTGAGATGTTTGCTGTTGCTGGGTTAATGGCCTTAGGTACAATTTCAGCTGAGACTTAAACTGAAATGCTTCTTTATTTAGTTACATATCTGCAAATTTAGGTGTGAAAATTTCTGATAGTTTATTGAGTTGCAGTTAATGCCTAGATAAGTTATGATACTGGTAAAGACTTACATGTCAGTTTCCTTATTTGCCTTAAAAGACAATTTATTTACTAGTAAAATTTAGTCAAATGTGCCCGACAAAGCGGAATAGATGtagaggattcatatagccaCCCTCAACTAGTTCGGATTTGAGGCGTAATTGATTGGTTGATAAATGTAGTGTATTTTCATGCATATGTGCTAATTCATAGGCGGATCCAAAATTTGAATTTTATGGGTTCGAATGCGTAATTATATACTTGCATCTAATTTAGTGGGTTCAACATCTACTATTTGTACATATATAGTGAATCTCTTAAGACATATACATGGTCTAAGCCAATGGTTATGGGTTCAGATGAACCCACAACGTGTTCATTGGATACGCCGATGTGTTCTATATGCATATTTTGATAGAGGCACAGATGATAATGACGTGATAATGCTGATCTGTAGAAAATTTACCCTATTGCATTTATTGTCCTTTATGATTTATATAATAACACATGTGTTCCCATGTATAAGCTTTTGTTGTAGCTAATTTTGCTCATTATTTCTTGCTTTTGGCGTTGCATTTTTATCCTTAATTATTTGCTAAGTTGCTCCGACATGGCAGTTTAGGTGCCGCACCCGTGTCGACACGACACTAGTATGGCTGTGGGTATGGGATCCGTATCGGATTTAGTCAAAcaattttgggtactttgaccacGATGGATGGAAAATTCGAGACGAGATACAATTTGTTTCCCCAAAAATAAGAACCAAAATTagggtaaatttgaagaaaatagcaTATATTATCTAAGAAATTAATCctttacttatctacaacttgagaataaaaaTGAAATCCACACTTTACAATACATACTTAAGTATTTCacaaaatttctcataatttagatgtattttttatatttttatttttttgaattatttttagccgAATCCCCGCACCCGTATCCGTACTAGGATCCGTATGCCCGAATCTTAGAATTTACATCTCAAAGGATCCGACCTCTAGATCCGCACCCGTGTCGGACAACCATACccgtgtccgagcaacttagaTTATTTGGGCAGTAGCTGTTCTGGTTGCGCACATATGCTGCAGAACATGCAGTATAGGCACATTCATATTCTGAATTATGGGATTTCATTTTGGAGTTTTCATCCTATCTCATCTTCACTACAAAATCCACAAAAGATATCTTGCTCTTGTGATATTCCAGGTCCATTTCACTTAATATTATATAAGGAAGAGAGATTCCTATGCCTTCCATCTTGGCATGACTATGAGCTTTTTCCTCGAAATCTTAGCATTATAATTAGTTTTTTTCATCTTAAATATAGCATGAAACCAGAAAATTTAGTCTTTGTTAAGTTATGAGTGATAGATTGAGTAGCTGTGGATGATGTAGTGCGGTGAAATTCTTGTCCAGTAAGCGTTCTTATTCAAATGTTAAATTTTACTATAAACTTTTTGTTCCGTCTTAAGTCACACATCCTGATCACTTTTTCCTATTATTTGTTTCTCTCAGATTTCAAGTATTCTGACTAACAGTGGATTTTGTTTCGTTTCTATTTGTTTCCCTGAAGGAACGTTCATTGACCAAGGCGAGGCACCTGATTACTACTTTCAAAAGTTTCCCGACGATCATCCTTTCCTGGGTTTTTTCTCTTGGAGATGGGTTCTCACCCTCGGCTTTGATCATATGTTCTCATCACCGGTATTCTTAGGAACATTGACTCTACTGGGAGCATCATTGATGGCTTGCACATACACAACACAGATTCCCCTAGTGAAGGTAGCAAGAAGGTCTGCTTTTGATTTCACCTAAATgtgattttttcttctttttggggtCTTTAAGCAAAACCGGGGCTAAAAGTAATTGATTAAATCTGCAGATGGTCTTTCTTAAACTCAGCAGAGACAATCCGTAAGCAAGAATATGCAGACACTCTGCCTAGGGCATCAGTTAAAGACTTGGGTGTTATACTGATGGGAGATGGATTTGAGGTATAAACATAGCATTTCTCCTAGTTTACTTTtagttttgttttctttctttggtttagTAGTAGAAATGTCAAGATTATAAGGGTTTGTCACAGGAATGAGCAACTCTAGATATTATTTCTACAAATCAGAGGGATGTTCGGGTACATGAGAGAGAACTAAAAATGTTGTCTATAAGGCTGCTAAGCACTTCGACTTTCTTAAGAGAGATGAGAATTTTTCTCAAAGAATTTTCTTGTATGTATTACTATATGCCTGCAACACTCTATAGAGGTTAAAACAGAGTGCATATTCTTTTTTTCTATTAGTCCTACTATTTTGGAAAGTGATTGTTTTTTCATGTTATCCAATAAACAGGAAGGACAATACGGGGTTTTGGTTTGCTCAAAGATTGATTATTGGTGTTATGCTGAATCATAGATCTGCTAGCTTTATTGGCGTTATTCTTTTAGCTTCTTACTTTCTTCGGAATATGACTTTATAACTTTCAGATTAACCTGTAGCAATCTCGGTATCTGCAGGTATTCTCGAAAGGGCCAGCTCTGTATGCATTTAAAGGGTTGGCAGGTAGATTCGCTCCAATTGGCGTCCATTTATCACTGCTGCTTGTAATGTCTGGAGGAACACTTAGTGCAACCGGGAGCTTTCGAGGGGCTGTAACTGTTCCACAAGGTTTAAATTTTGTCGCGGGTGATGTACTTTCACCATCTGGGTTTCTATCCACTCCTTCCGATGCTTTCAGTACAGAGATTCATGTCAATCGATTCTCCATGGACTACTATGACAGTGGGGAGGTACGCAAAATCATTTTATTAATTGATAACCATGGCATATGAGCCAGCTTGCGGGGTGCACCTTGACTAATACCGTCGGGATACCTGTTACTTCTCACCAGCAACAGGTACCGGGTAACTTTGTCCACCAAGGCTTGGACAGATGGGAAGAAATTGCCTAGTGTTTTTGCCGCTGCTGGAATTTGAACCTGAGACCTCATGGTTCTcaacccacttcattgaccactaggtCACATCCTTCAGTgcgaaaaatcagattttttttctttcttttatttattaatttataaGGAGGTATGCAAAATCAGATTATGAGAAACAACCGTGTTTCCCTTACTACAAACTGCTGAGGCCCTTCTTTTCCTCTTGTCTTTAATATGTGTTGTAGGTCTCACAGTTCCATACTGATCTTTCACTATATGACCTTAATGGAAAGGAAGTAATGAGGAAGACTATAAGTGTCAATGATCCCTTAAGGTACGGGGGAATCACTATATACCAAACAGATTGGAGTATATCAGCGCTACAAGTACTGAAGGATGGTGAAGGTCCTTTTAATTTGGCTATGGCACCACTGCAAATGAATGGGGGTGACAAGAAGCTCTTTGGTACTTTCCTACCAGTCGAAGATGGTGATTCGCCCAATGTTAAGGGAATGTATGTTATTTAACTACCACACTATCTAGATAAATGGATGTTTGAGTTGCTTGTTTTTCTTAATAGGGCGCACAAAGTGTAAGAGTTGACGATACAAATCTTCAACTTGCTGACTAGCTTATGTCTTAAGAGTTCTTGTTATGCCAatattctgatttttcttttgtccttttgGCGGATCATAATTCAGATCAATGCTAGCACGTGATTTGCAGTCAGTTATTCTTTATGATAAACAAGGAAAATTTGCGGGAGTCAGACGACCTAATTCCAAGCTTCCAATTGAGATTGACGGAACAAAAATTGTTATTGTTGATGCGATTGGCAGTAGTGGCCTTGATCTAAAGGTAAATGAGATGAATCCTATCAACACTGAAATCTAATTGTTTTCATGTTCTGTCTCCAATTGTCATTTCATTTGAACCGTGTTTTTACAGACTGATCCAGGAGTACCTGTTGTCTATGCTGGTTTCGGTGCTCTAATGCTTACAACTTGCATCAGTTATTTATCTCATACACAGGTAAAATCCTGCCAAACCATTAACAACTTTGAGACAGTAAATTTTACAAATCTCATTAGTTTGACATGTTTCTATATGAATTGTAACTTTTCAAAAGCTATGGGCCTTACAAGATGGAACATCGGTGGTGGTTGGGGGTAAGACCAACCGGGCCAAGGGTGAGTTTCCTGATGCAATCAATCGTTTGCTCGATCAAGTCCCTGAATTAGTGGAAACATCTTCTCCCAAGGAATCTGACAGTCTCGTGGCTTCTAAGTTGGAGTTGGAACGAACGGGACTTGATGTTTAACTAGCTGATATCGTACAAATAGACATACGTTCAAAGAAATATCAGACATGCAGATATCAAACCATTGATACTAAATCCTCAGCCATATTGATTATATGGCTTTCGCTCTTAGGACAAATTCTTGACCCCTGTAAAACAGTCGTTTTCCTTTTTGGGGGGGATTATATATGTATAGTTAAGTTTGTATTGGAAATATGTTTCTTGGGGTTAGTTGGTTTTTGCATTCAAAAGTTCAAGAGTTGTATATGAACATGTGAAGTGTACTTTGTCCATACAAGAGAAAATGAAAGAGCAATGATATTGTATTTTTGACATTCATCTGAATAGACATGTGATTTCCCCCTCTCATTTTGTTCAGGCATGCAATCCTTTTCTAATTTCAAGGGCCAGTTCATAAACTTAAAATACTCATTAATTAATCATCTGCCTGAGTATTTGTTTTCTACCTTTCTAGGTTTGGCTGagacttatagcctgtttggccaagcagGAGAAAttaacttattttgagaagtgcttttgaaaaaagtacttttggagaaaaacagtttgtgtttggctaattactctgaaaagcacttttgaacaataatttgtgtttggccaagcttttcagAAAGTCCTTTTAAgtatcaaattacgaataaggacatgaatagatttatttaatattaatattataaataaataatctcaaaaaTTTGTTATCACATGCAATAATTAaatcttttcattttatttaagtaaaatatgaaaataaaattaaaaagtacttaattcttttaatataagttaaatatattaaaaatcatttaacaaatataaaagcattcacccctaaagtcactatatattagaaaactatcctaaaaataagaagaaatatttatacaTTAATATCCAAAGTATTAGGTTTAAcagttattttggtatatactactATATTTTGTATATATGGTGGAAATCGGGGCTACCCGATTTCGTTCTTCGATGGAAAAAATGATAGCACGTCGGAAGACCAGGACGTCGAGCTCGGGGTCGATGTTCCTTTCCAAGGTCGAGGTCGATATCACTTACCGGGTCAGAAGAAGGCATGCTTCGAGATGATGCCGTTATGATTCAGTAACGGAAAGAGCGGGATATTCGCAACGGGCCGGAGATCACGGCGTGAATTTCGAAATGGATTGTTCTTTGGCGGTTAAACAATTGTCAAATATgatttcctactataattagaagtgtaccttatttatgattcccctattatataaagggggatCCTATTCATTTGTAGGATGAATTGTCAACTGATAAGAAAATATACGCACATTACTCTCTTGCTATTTCACTTATTGTTCATTAGAGttgttttatcatttattattcCCATTATCATACCTCGAGATTATCACAGATCGAGGTCGAGATTTAGCTTACACACTGGTTTGATCTATTTTATTCTttaatttatctatttaattccttgtttatcaattggtattggattaaatcgcatatccttaaaaccacaatataagtttaattgttactcgaattttagggtaaacattTTGTTAAGGGCATTTTTGGTAGGAAGAAAAGTCAAAACTGCTTTTGCttctgcttttgggaagaagtTACTTTTTTCTACTTCTCATAAACTGCTtttgcttcttcccaaaagcattttttttcctCAAAAAAACTTGGCCAACCACCTCAAATTAGgggaaaaagtgcttttgggaagaaaaaaaaagcattTTTGGCctcttgagaagcttggccaaacaagctataaaAGACGGTTTAAACTGACAATTGGCTTCTCTAGCAATCACTTCACTATTTTCATATGAATCGAATGTTTGGATTCTTTCACTGGTTGAAGAGCTAAAAGGTTAATGAGTCTTCCGAAAAACAGATACATAACATATCACATTGAATATATAAGAGCATGATACTTTAACATGGGGTCTTTAGTTCAAATTCCAGTGAGGGCAAAAATGAGAATTTTTTTCATTTGTTCAAAGTTTGGTGGACAAAGTTACCAAGTACGTGTACTGATACGAGGTAGTAAATACCCCGTGAAATTAGTCCATTGATAGATAGCGGAGGCAAAAACACTAGATGATTTCTTCTTATCTATCCAACAAGACCATCCAAGCTTTGATTATAGTGTTACCAAGTATCTGTGCTAATACAATATAGTAAATATCACGTAAAATTAGTCTAGATACTCACAAGCTGCCCAAACACTATGATTATGGGAAATCTTCAACATCTTGAAATAGCAAGAACGAAGTAGGCATTCAGACCATATTTGAGCCGAAGTTAGAAAAAGTTTGTGGCACttcattttaaaagaaaaagagtttgtGAAAGTTGAAGATTTTCTGATCTAATGGAAATCGGTATGTATTTGAAATACACCTGCAACTAGTATTTTGATATTTCACTTGAATTCAAATAAAGTATACAATATTAGAAAatattgaaataataattaatgcCAATGATGAAAAATCTGTATACATAAACCGGTCTAACCACTACTCCCTCCTGTTTGACCAAAAATATGTTAACTTTCGGTTAAAACGATTATACTTGTATATTGAAGGATTAAACCTAGTTAATGATAATAGCTCTAAATAAGGGTTCTAAAAATAGGGTTAACGTTAGATAGATCTAATGGGGAGTTGGCAGTAGCATTCATTAAATATTCCAAGAGATGTGGGCAATAATGGAGAGATAACTagcaatatataataataaatgatATTTAAGTAAATAAGAGAAAGTGGTTCACCCAAGAAATGATGAACTAGATGATTGTTCCTCCTGACAATGATGAGTGATAGACAAATCCTAGAACATTCGAaatattctcggatctgatggaAAGGTGTGGAATAATATGAACAAGAATCTTGATAAAAAATAGTCCTTGTATCTTTCTCTTATAGAATCTTTATTAGAGATCTCTTCTTATCAAATGATATTACATGCCCCTAGTCATTCTCTTTTTTCCAATTTGTATGGGACATACCCCCAACAAATTCTGATAGTACAAGTGCAGAGAATATTCAATAGATTATTTTCTTTAATATCCTATTCTAATAAACTAGCTGTTACAGCTCTTTCTGCATTGATCGACCTCGATCCTCGTTAGCATCTCGACCACGAGCCTCATTATTTCCTGGTCGACCTCGGCTGACTCTTTTCTCGATATTACTTTGCCCCAAGTACTAAGACAAATCTcgacctatacagttagtccctctgctTATTAAGGCCGGCCTCAGACGACCTTGACGAGCGAATTCTGTTTATTGTAGTTGGCAAAATTGGACGAGCAAGTCGAGTAGTGGCGTTTTAGACGAGATGACAAAGTGAAATTTCGTGAGCCGCAAATTTCAGGGACATATCGTTCCTACTTCAGAATGATGTCATGCGTCATTATGGCATGTTTTCCCAATGTTTTGCATCGTTTCCCATGCATCTGCCGTTTCAGTACCAGTGCTGGGTAATAATGGCATGATTTCACGGTTGTGACGCTTGAATTCTTATAAATAGGGGTGTGGGTGTATTCATTCATACTTTACGCATTATTTGTATCGAATCCCTGCATCTCCTTCTTCCCCCATTATTTGTCTCCTTTATCGGTTCCGCAGATTTCAGTTGCTTTTACTTTTCTTCAAGTTGAATATCCTTTCTTTCGTGGAACTATGGCTAATGTGTCTTCTAGTCCTAACAAGGAAAAATACTCGGTCCCCTTAGCGACGGTTTTTCCTCCTCATGTAAGGGGTGTGGGTGTCTCTGTTGACGTTGAGGATGAGGACTTCCCTGCGGTTGAGGAGATAGTTCCTCATAGCGAGAAAATCATGTGTGACTTCTCAAAGACGCTTGTAGCTGAGCTCGAGGTCTCTGAGTCGGCGATGAAGGAGGCTGACTTACTAGAGTTTAGGGCAAAATTTGATATTCCTGCTCGCTTCGAGTTGGTCCTTGCAGGGCAGGATATGGTGCAGGTCCAATGCCCTGGGTACTACGCATTCTATGCCTACCCTTTCTATGTTAGTTACACTCTCCACCTTCTCCCATTGGCCGAGGAGTTTTGCCGTTTCTATGGCATTTGCCCGGCTCAGCTTTCACCATACATCTACAAGCTCATCAGGATGCTTGCAAAGTTCGCAGAATTGGTCAGGGTCGAGATCACGATTCGGCATTTGATGTATCTCTTCGCCCCTAGTTTTTTTAGAGGGATGACGCCATCATGGGAGTAAGTGTCTAGTAGTAAAGATGGACGACAAGGCGAAGCGTTAGTTCTGGCATAACTTCTTCTTTGTCAGAATCGAAGACGTGGTGGATAATGCGGACATTTACCCCGAAACTTGGAACCACACTCGTAAGTGTAATTTTTCTCGAGGTATTTTGTTGTATTTGCTCAAACTAGTGTTCTAATCTTTCGCCCCTCTCTTATGTAGCGAGGATTGCGCCTCCTCCTTTGGTAGGGGATATTTCTGATTAGGTTGGCCGGCTTCTTCCTTATATTGTCGGAATTCATGAATGGCCGGGCTTTTTAAGAAGTTCGGCCCTGCTCCTTCCCTAACCGGTGAGTTAGtccattctcttttatttttttgcctCCTGGTCGCCTATTTCTTTTAGTTTGCTTTCACTGATAATGAACCTTTTTTGGTTCTTCCTTTTTCAGGCCGAGGACTTTAGAAGAGGCCGGAATCTCCCCCTCATTTATTCTGTAAGAGGAAAGATGCCTCTTTTTCGATGTCTATTCCTTCTACAACCGAGGTTGGGCTTGCTCACCCTTCCATTTCCATTTCTGTTCCCTGCTCGTGCGGCCAGATCTATTCGGTCTTCGGCGTCGGCTTTTTCTCCCCCTACAAATGTTTTTTCAGCTAGGCTTTTGGCTTCCTCTTTATATCATCTTGTAGACGAGGAGGAGGAAGCGCCGCTAAGCGATAAAAATTTGGTGCCCCATAAGAGAAGGTCGGTAGATGGTGGTGATGGGGTTGCCCGGGCAGTAGATTCAGCAATGGATGATTCATCATCCACGAGACGACGACCATAATAGTTGAAGATGACGTCGAGTTGGCATCTGACATTCTGATATCGACGGAGGCTGTTGAGGGCATACCTCTTCCCTTTACGACGGTAGGAGCTGAAGGGTCGGCCACTGAGGCTTCTGATAGTTTGTGGCAGGACGGGCCGTCGACCTTGCAGCCGGTTAATGATGCTCTTTCGTCAGCCGATGG from Nicotiana sylvestris chromosome 12, ASM39365v2, whole genome shotgun sequence encodes the following:
- the LOC104242668 gene encoding cytochrome c biogenesis protein CCS1, chloroplastic — protein: METLKISTKPTMSHIQNQIHPLNLKPYPLIHNSRILGVYNNKGGRTFSFTLTCKLKVKTVKGTKTNNEKSVSGQITVPDSDSAPPIIEAEEGSIGNGEKKMEQKNSVSGSGLFKKLPRKVLGILSNLPLAIAEMFAVAGLMALGTFIDQGEAPDYYFQKFPDDHPFLGFFSWRWVLTLGFDHMFSSPVFLGTLTLLGASLMACTYTTQIPLVKVARRWSFLNSAETIRKQEYADTLPRASVKDLGVILMGDGFEVFSKGPALYAFKGLAGRFAPIGVHLSLLLVMSGGTLSATGSFRGAVTVPQGLNFVAGDVLSPSGFLSTPSDAFSTEIHVNRFSMDYYDSGEVSQFHTDLSLYDLNGKEVMRKTISVNDPLRYGGITIYQTDWSISALQVLKDGEGPFNLAMAPLQMNGGDKKLFGTFLPVEDGDSPNVKGISMLARDLQSVILYDKQGKFAGVRRPNSKLPIEIDGTKIVIVDAIGSSGLDLKTDPGVPVVYAGFGALMLTTCISYLSHTQLWALQDGTSVVVGGKTNRAKGEFPDAINRLLDQVPELVETSSPKESDSLVASKLELERTGLDV